The sequence CCACCACCGTCGCCATGGACTTCGGCCGGATCAGCATCAGTGAGGAGCTGATCCTCTACCTCTTCGGCACCCCCGGCCAGGAACGCTTCTGGTTCCTGTGGAACGGCCTGTTCGAAGGCGCGCTCGGCGCCGTCGTCCTCGTCGACACCCGCCGGCTCGAAGTCAGCTTCGACGTCATCGGACGCCTGGAGGAGCGCGGGGTGCCGTTCGTCGTCGCCATCAACACCTTCCCCGAGGCGCCCCACCACCCCGTCGAGGCGCTGCGCAGCGCCCTGGACCTCCCCGAGGAGGTCCCGATAATCGACTGCGACGCCCGGCTGCGCGTCTCCAGCCGCGATGTGCTGATGACCCTGATGCGCTACCTGCACAGCCTGGCCCTCCCACTCGGCTGACCCCCGCGCCCCCTTCCCGAACCCGTTCCGCGCGTCCCCACCGCGCCCCCGACCGTCCGGCCCCCGCGGCCCGACCCCTGGAGCGATCGTGACAAGCCCCTTCCCCTACGAGCACGGCCAGGTCCCGCCCCCCGAATGCCCGGCCCACGGCCTGGGCGTCGGCCCCGGCGGACTGCGCCGGCTCTACGGCCCCGAGGCCGAGCAGGACCCGCACGGCCTGTACGAGAAACTGCGCGCCGAACACGGCACGGTGGCCCCCGTCCTGCTGCACGGCGACGTACCCGCCTGGCTGGTCCTCGGCCACAGCGAGAACCTGCACATGACCCGTACGCCCTCGCAGTTCTCCCGCGACTCCCGGCGCTGGCGGGCCCTGCAGGACGGCAGCGTCGCGCCGGACCACCCGC is a genomic window of Streptomyces sp. NBC_00708 containing:
- a CDS encoding ATP/GTP-binding protein, with product MDFRNSDTITGPRSEDVLPTTATAAVKVVIVGGFGVGKTTMVGSVSEIRPLTTEETMTQAGVGVDDNFGVESKTATTVAMDFGRISISEELILYLFGTPGQERFWFLWNGLFEGALGAVVLVDTRRLEVSFDVIGRLEERGVPFVVAINTFPEAPHHPVEALRSALDLPEEVPIIDCDARLRVSSRDVLMTLMRYLHSLALPLG